In the Clostridium gelidum genome, AGAAAATTTAATGAGTGCTATGGCTTGTCTCCACATCAATATATTACAAATTTACGGATAAATTATGCAAAAAAGTTATTGAAAAATAAAAAGGGTTTTGCAGATATGGCAATAGAATCTGGATTTTATGATCAAAGCCATTTTATAAAGTGTTTTAAGGAATATACAGGAGTTACCCCAATGATGTATAAAGCTAATTTGTAAAAAAACAGTGCAATTTTTTACAATACTTATATTAAAATGAAATTTATAATTACTTAGGTATCTAAAATTAAATTAGAATAATAACTAGATATTTTTTAGATACTGTAGTAAAAACACAAAGGAGTAATTATAAATGAAAAATAAAATTTTTTTTGCACATGTACTAGCTATAGTAACTATAATTATTTGGGGAACAACTTTCATATCAACAAAAATATTATTAACTCAATTTTCTCCAGAGGAAATCTTAGCTTATCGATTTTTTATAGCTTTTCTTATTTTAATTGTCATTTATCCTAAAAAAGTTAAGGTTTTGCCTATAAAAGAAGAAATATTATTTTTTTTATTAGGTGCTACGGGAATATCATTTTATTATTGGACTGAAAATTTAGCGCTTCAATATACCTATGCCTCAAATGTTGGATTAATATTGTCTGCAATACCTATCTTTACAGCATTAATTGCACATTTTATATCAAAACGCGAGAAATTTACTATTAATATGTTTTTAGGATTTGTTATAGCAATAATAGGAATATCTATTATTATTTATAATGGGAAGGTATTAAAATTAAATCCAAAGGGAGATTTAATGGCAATTATCTCTGCAATTCTATTTTCTATATATTCAATATTAATAAAAAGAGTAAATGATAAATATAGTCAACTTTTTATTGTAAGAAAGACCTTTTTTTATGGAATAATAACTATGTTACCAATTCTAATTATTTCAAAGGTTAATTTATTAAAAATACCGAGTTTAAATATTAGTATTGTTTTGAATTTTCTTTTTCTTTCAATTTTTGCATCTGTATTATGTTTTTTAATGTGGAATAAAGCAATAAATGTTATAGGATCTGTAAAAACTACAAATTACATATATTTTGTTCCCTTAATAACTATGGTGTCATCTAATATTGTTTTAAATGAGAATATTAGTAAGTTAATGTTATTTGGAGGAGTCTTAATATTTGCAGGCGTTTATATAAATCAAAGTAAATGGTTAAATAATATATTTAAATATTCATTAAACTGTAAATATATATTTAATCATAAACAAAGGCAGTCTGATTAGGACTGCCTTTACTTATTAACTAAGTTTTTCTGGGAATTGTTTTATAATTCCATTTGAAAGTACATCAGCAAACTTAATTATATGTTCTTCACCTTTATCATATGTCTCTATATCAGCTTTCCAGTTTTTATTTAATCTAGCAACAGCTTGGGCAGTTACCAATTCTAAGTGCTTATGTAACATATCTTTTAATTCTGAATTTGACCAATTAGGATTTGCAGTAGATAAAAAATCAGCAATGTCATCTGAATTTTTATACCATGTTTTATTGTATTTATCTAAGTCAGATTTATTATTTTTTTTAGCAGCATCTACAACTTTACCGGCAATTATAATATGTTCTCTTAAAAGTTTTGAAAGTTTATTTCCAGCTTCTTCTCCATAATAAGGTTTAATTGAAGCGCCAATATCATCTTGGTTTTTAAGCAATCTCTCTAGGACAGAATCTTTATCTGGAAGGGATGCTAAATCACTAATAAGAAAATCTCTAGTCCATAAAACATGGTCAATCCAAAGTTTCCTTTCATCCATCTTCAAATTAACTATAGAATCATTTAAGGGAATGTCAGTGTCAATAGCATATGATTTAAAAGGCAGAAACGTCGTAAGTAAAATTAATACAGATAAAGCTTTAAAAATTTTTTTCATTATAATACACTCCTTTTTCTTAATACTTATTTAATTTGTCCTATGATTAAAAAACTATGCTTGGAATAAGAAGTAAAATAGAATTATAATAGTATCATAATAATATTGTATTAAAGTAAAAAAATTAGAATTTCAAAGGAGATTTATATGCCTAAAATTATGTTAATAGAGGATAATGAAAATATAAAAAAAGAACTTATTGAATTTTTAATGCGTTATGGATATGAAGCTTATGCACCAACTGATTTTGAAAATATAGTAAAAATAGCTTTAAAAGATGAGCCGGATTTAATTTTGCTTGATATAAACCTTCCTTATTATGATGGATATTATATATGTAGAGAAATTAGAAAAGAAAAGGATATACCTATAATTATTGTTACAAGCAGAGATAGTGAAATGGATGAAATTATGAGTATGAATCTTGGTGCAGATGATTTTATAACAAAACCTTATAATACACAAATACTTCTTGCAAGAATAACTGCTGTACTTAGGAGAACTTCTGGAAATAATTCGGCTTTTGAAATAGTTGAACATAAAGGATTAAAACTTAATATTACGAGTGGAACTGTAAATTTTTATGACAATAAAATTGATCTTACGAAAAATGAACTCAAAATATTACTTTGTCTTATGAAAAATAAAGGATGCATAGTAAGTAGAGAAGATTTAATGGACTATCTATGGAATTCAGATCTTTATGTTGATGATAATACATTGTCAGTGAATGTGACTAGGCTCCGAAAGAAGCTTAATGAAATAGGTTTTGAAGATGGTATAGAAACAAAGAGAGGACTTGGGTACATATTATTATGAATATAAAAGAATATTTTCTTTCAAAAGCGCCTTTTATAATAATTAATTTAATAATATATTTATTATTTTTAGTTTTAATGAGTATAGCTAAAATGCCAGCTATAATAGTATTTATGATTTTTCTTGTTTGGTTTACTCCTCTGATGATTTATATAATAATGGATTTTATTTCAAAGAAAAGATTTTATGATGATATTACCGGAATTATTGATAAGCTAGATAAAAAGTATTTATTGCCTGAAGTTATAAAATCCCCTAATTATTATGAAGGAAAAATAATATATGAAGTGCTAAGTGAATGTAATAGAAATATGCATGAGCATGTTAATTTTTATAAAAATCTTCAAAAAGAGTACAGAGAATATATTGAAACATGGGTTCACGAAATAAAAACTCCAATAGCATCATCAAAGTTAATTGTAGAAAATAGTGAGAGTAAAGAAAAAAATGCATTAGGAGATGAACTTAAAAAAATTGAGGAGTATATAAATCAAGCTCTTTATTATTCAAGAAGTACGGATGTTAGCAATGATTATATAGTAAAAGAATTTGAAGTAAAAGAAGCAATTAAGGAAGCTATTAGAAATAATAGACGGGATTTTATAAATAAAAAAATTTCAGTTGATATTGAAGATGTTTCAGGAAACGTAATAACAGACCTTAAATGGGTAAAGTTTATTGTTAATCAAATTATCATTAATTCTATAAAATATAGTAGAGATAATGGTGGAGTTTTAAGAGCTTATACAACTGAAGGTGAGGATAACATAATACTGACTATTGAAGATAATGGAATAGGCATTTCCAAGAATGATGTAAATAGAGTTTTCGATAAAGGCTTCACAGGAGAAAATGGAAGAAAATATGGAAAATCTACTGGTATAGGACTTTATCTGTGTAAAAAGCTTTGTGAAAAATTAGGACTTGGAATACATTTGAGTTCTATAGAAAGAGAAGGAACAAAAGTTAATATCATTTTTCCAATTGGGAATTATACAAGTTTAAAATAATTTGTATGAAATTACTCCTATTTTTATACAACTCCTAAATATTATGGAAATGAATTCGATAAGTTTAATAATGAATGTGATCGAAGGGAGAAGTGTAATGAAAATTGAAATTAATAATAAATTTACTAAAAATGAATTTTACAAGACAATGGTTGAAGAAGAAAAACAAGATTTTCTTGAAATTATTAAAAAACTTCAAGTGCAACAAGGGAAAAAATATAGTGTATATACTATAGCTGCAAAAATAGCACGGGGTGAGAATGTTAGTTGTGAAGAATTGGAATACATAAAACAAAATGCGCCATCACTTTTAGCAGCAGCTAAGGAACAAAACAGAGAAAGAGAAAAAACTGAAAGAGAAGAAAATAGTACATCAAAAGAAGCAAAATCAACTAATCAAGTAGATAATAATTCGAAAAGCGTTGATGAAAATTCAACTAAAACTGATGTTAATTTGGCAGACATTGATAATAATAATTCAGTTTCTGCACTGCTAAATAAAATTATTATAGGATGATTTTTATAAAGATTAGAATGAGATTAATGAGTTGGAAAGTAAAATTTAAATAATCTATAAAATAAAATGCTTGCAATTTATTTCGAACATGATATAATAAATATTGTAATGAAAAAGGTTTTTTATAGATAAGTACATTTCTCCTTTTAGAGAATTATATGGATCGAAATTAATCTTTAAAATAAAAGGAGGAATTTAATATGGAAGATAAAACATTAGTATGTAAAGATTGTGGAAACGAATTTGTATTCACAACTGGAGAACAAGAATTCTACAAAGAAAAAGGATTTGAAAACGAACCAGTAAGATGTCCTGATTGTAGAAGAGCTAGAAAGCAACAAAATAACAGAAGATAGTTTCTGTTTGTTTCAAGGGTTATAATATTTATATTATAACCCTTTTTTAGTTTGCTATTTTCTACAAGATTAGCAAATTATGAAATCTGTGAAGAAAGTTGCTAGATGTTAGAAGAAAATAATCTATTTTATTTTTATAGATAAATAAAATAGATTTAGAGCATAAAAAATAGATTTAGAGCATAAAAAATGCTTGCAATTTATTTTGAACATGATATAATAAATATTGTAATGAAAAAGGTTTTTTATAGATAAGTACATTTCTCCTTTTAGAGAATTATATGGATCGAAATTAATCTTTAAAATAAAAGGAGGAATTTAATATGGAAGATAAAACATTAGTATGTAAAGATTGTGGAAACGAATTTGTATTCACAACTGGAGAACAAGAATTCTACAAAGAAAAAGGATTTGAAAACGAACCAGTAAGATGTCCTGATTGTAGAAGAGCTAGAAAGCAACAAAATAACAGAAGATAGTTTTTGTTTATTTCAAGAGTTATAATATTTATATTATAACTCTTTTTTATATATAAATTTATAAATAATTTAGAGGTAGCAAAAATAAAATGCTACCTCTTTTTACATTATTATCTTACAATAATGTAAGATGATTGAAAGATACTTCAATATGAGAAAAATATACAAGGGATTAGAATATAGTTATAGGGTTAAACAATCCTAACTACATGATAAATCAGGAGGAAAGTTTATGGAAAACATATTAAATGTACAAAATGTAGAAAAGTATTATGGAAATAAAGAAAATGTGACAAAGGCACTTGATAATATAAGTTTCAAGGTTGAAAAGGGCGAATTTGTTGGAATAATGGGTCCATCAGGTAGCGGTAAGACTACGCTTTTAAATTGTATATCTACAATAGATAAAGTAACCACAGGGGCTATTATAATTGATGAAGATGATATTACAAGATTAAAAAGTAAAAAACTAGAAAAATTCAGAAGAGATAAGCTAGGATTTATATTTCAAGATTTTAATTTGTTAGATACTTTAACTGCATATGAGAATATTGCACTAGCGCTGACTATAGGAGGAAAAAAGGGGTCTGAGGTTGATGAATTAGTTTTGTCGTCAGCCAAAAGTTTAGATATATTGGATGTTTTAAATAAATATCCATATCAAATGTCAGGAGGGCAAAAGCAAAGAGTAGCAGCAGCTAGGGCAATAGTTAATAACCCAAAACTTATTCTAGCAGATGAACCTACCGGTGCTCTAGATTCAAAGTCAGCTAAATTACTTTTAAATTCTATTGAAAAACTAAATAAAGAACTAGAAGCAACCATTTTAATGGTAACCCATGATGCTTTTACTGCAAGTTATTCCCGTAGAATACTATTTATAAAAGATGGTAAGATTTTCAATGAACTGATTAGAGGAGAAGATTCTAGAAAGGAATTTTTTAATAAAATAATAGATATTGTTACTCTTCTTGGAGGTGACTCTAAAGATGTATTCTAAGATGGCACTAAATAATGTAAAAAAAAGTTTTAAAGATTATACTATTTATTTTTTAACCCTAACTTTTGCAGTATGTATATTTTATAGCTTTAATTCTATTGATTCACAATCTGTAATGGCTGATATGAATAAAGGTCAAACTGAATATGTTAAAATTATGGGGCAAATGATTTCAGTTATATCAATTGGTGTATCAGTTATTCTAGGAGGACTCATAATATATGCAACTAAATTTCTAATTAATAGACGGAAAAAAGAATTTGGTATATATATGGTATTAGGTATGCCAAAAAGAAAAATGTCAAAGATATTATTTTTTGAAACCTTATATATTGGAATAATATCACTTGTTGCAGGGCTTATATTCGGATTATTATTTGCACAAGTACTGTCAATATTTACGGCTAAGCTTTTTGCTATGCAAATGACAAAATATAGTTTTGTTATTTCAACCAGTTCAATTTTAAAAACAATTTTATATTTTGGGATAATGTATTTACTAGTTATGATATTTAATGTATTTATTATTTCAAGATATAAATTAATTGATCTTCTGTGTGCAAATAAGAAAAATGAAGAGGTAAAGATTAGAAATCCTTATTTAGCAACATTTATACTAATGGTTTCATTAGTAGTGCTTGGGTATGCTTATTATTTAGTTAATAAGGCTGGATTAGATTTCTATGACAATAGATTTAAACTTTCTATAGTATTTGGGATAATAGGTACAGCACTTTTCTTTTATGGAATAGCTTCAGTTGTATTTTTTATATTTCAAAAAAATAAGAATTTATATTTGAATGGATTAAATATCTTTAGCATAAGGCAGATTTCAAGTAAATTTAATACTAATTTTATATCAATGACAATAATTTGTTTGATGCTATTTGTAACAATAGGAACTTTATCAACTGGATTAGCTGTAAAGAATTCATTGGAAGGTACACTAAAAAATCAAACACCTTTTGATGCATCGTTGCAGGTATTTGATAATGAGAAGAGTAGTAATATAATTTCACCTGTTGATGCATTAAAACAATTAAATTACAATTTAGAGGATAATTCAGACTATACTATACTTAGACAATATCAATATGATATGAGTACTAAAGATTTATTAGATAAATATGCAACGACTGATGGTGAAAAACAAACTTTAAATATAAAAATTTTTGAGAAAATAAGTATGATTAAATTATCCGAGTATAATAGCATGAGAAAATTAAAAGGAGAAACAAGTATAGATTTAAAAAATGACGAAATAGTAATAGCTTCTAATTATGCACCAATAGAAGGAATATTAAAAGGATTTATTGAAAAAGAAAATTCAATAAAAATAGGTGATAAAGAATTTAAAATAAAAGAAAAGAAAATTGAAACTGAAGCCCTTTCAACATCACCTACAAGCGACAATATGTTTACTTTAATAGTCACAGATGATTTAGTAGCAGGATTAGAGCCATCAGAAGAAGTTTTGAATTTGAATTTTTCAGGGAATAACAAAGAAGAAGCTAAAAACGAGTTAACAACTATATTTAACAATTCTACATTCGATAATAGTGAATCTAAAAAAGTAAATTATACTATTTATGGTTTAACTAGAGAAATGGCATATGATGCTAGCAGAGGGCTATCTGCAATGATATTATTTATAGCTGTGTATATAGGGATAGTACTCCTATTGTCAAGTGCAGCAGTACTTGCACTTCAACAATTATCACAATGTAATGAGTCCATAGAACGATATAAATGTTTAAGACAAATTGGAGCTACAAAAAATATGATTAATAAAAGTATATTTAAACAAGTAGCAATATTTTTTGCACTACCTTTAGCACTATCAATAGTTCACTCATATGTAGGAATTAGTGTAGTTAATACATATTTGATTGCTCTAGGTACAGGAAATCAATTTACGTCAATTTTAGTAACAGCACTTATAATGCTTATTGTTTATGGTGGATATTTATATGCAACATATGTAGCTTATAAAAATATAGCTAATAATGAATATAAGTGATAAGTGAGAGTCCAAATTTTAATTTGGATCCTCGAACTTACTCAACGACTAATGCGAGTCGAGTTTCCTCTAAGAGTCCAAAATTTACATTTGAAAAATGAACTTTTAAATCCTTCATTAGAGTAAAATCTTGTGGAGGATTTTTATTTAATTATTAGACTGTCAATACTATTAACATATGTGTCTGGAAATACTGCAACTAATGAAGGTAACAGCGACACCGATGCGAAAACTACACAACCAGTTGGCTGGCGTGAAAATCTAGGTAAAAGCATTTTTAGATAACTGATTTAGTTTATACCTCTATTGCTATATTTAAAACAATTAAGTAGCTATTAATTAGAAATTTAATCAAATATTTTAACAAAATATGAAACTTTTTAAATAACATAGGTGTATTGTTATAATATACATATGAATTTACTGGTTATTATTTCATAAAAAGGAGGGGTGAATTTGGAGGTAGACAATATACTTATTGTAAAGTGTAAAAAATATGATAAGCATTCTTTTAAGTTATTATTTCAGATGTACGAAAAATATTTATATTACTTATGCTATAGTTATACACAGAATCAGCAGGATGCACTGGATTTAGTACAAGAGATTTACATAAAAGTGTTCAATAATATTAAAAAATTTGATGATAGTCTACCTTTTCATCCTTGGATTAGAAAAATTTCAGTAAATACATGTTTAAATTTTAAAAGAACTATAAAGAATAATGTTGTATCATTGAATCAAAGCATAAATAATGATATAACTTTAGAAGATGTTTTGGTTTCGGAAGATGATGTAGAAGATGAAATTATAAAATTGGAAATTAAGGATATAATAAAAAGTAATTTGAAAGAAATACCTGAAAAATATAGAATTGTTATAGTTCTTAGGTATTATGAAAATCTTAATTATAATGAAATTGCAAAGCTTTTAGACAAGCCTTTAGGAACGGTAAAAACAGAAATTTATAGAGCTAAGGCTCTCTTGAAAGATAAACTTAAAACTATAATGGAGGTGGAGACATGAGTTGTAAATTTGATCAACAGTTATTATATTCTTTAGCAGATAATACAATAGAACCTCTTGAAAAAATTTTTGCACAGGAACACTTGAAGTCTTGCGCTGAATGTAAAAAGGAATTAGAGTTAATAAAAAAGCTTGATAAAGAACTTAATGAATTTGAATTTGAAATGCCAATACCAGATAGATTATCAAGCTTGTCACAATTATTAGTAGAGAACTGCATAAATCAAATGGAAAATGAGGATGTAAAGCTAAAAAATCATAATTATAATGAAGATATGAAGTTAATAAAAAAGACTATTATGGATGCATATAAGGTTCCATACAATAATCCGTATAATAAATTTATTGAAAAAAATTTAACAAAAGCTGTGGATTTAATAAGCAAGCCAGCAAAAAAATATTATAATAAAAAGATATCTAAAATAAAGATTCTTAAGCTTTTTAAGGTGGTGTAATGATATGACAGTTTTGCTTATAGTCTTTAAAATATTACTTATATTACTGTGTATATTATTATCAGTACTAATATTGGTACTTTTTATTCCCTTTGATTATTTTCTAAATGGCAAAATAAATGATGGCGCTGAGGGGAAAGCTGAGATAAGATGGCTCTTTGGATTAATTAGAATTATTATTTACAAATCTGAAGATAAACCAGAAATGAAAATAATTATTTGTGGATTAAACATTTATAATAAGAAGTTTATAAAAGAAAATAATGTAAAGAAAAACAAAAATAAAAAAAACGAATCTAACTCAAAAAGAGATATAGGGATGAACTTAATGATAGAATTATTTAGGTACTTTAAAGATATTCTTAACATTGTAAAACCTAAATATTTTAAGATAAGTGGAGTGTATGGATTTGAAGACCCTTCATTAACTGGAATGCTTTTGGGGGTGATAAGTATAATAAAAGGAGCAGTTCCAAGTGCACAAATTTATGTAAATCCAGATTTTGAAAAAGAAAATATTAATATTGAAGCTGAAATATATGGAGATATAAAAGTTTGTGTCATAGGCTATAGAACGCTTAAGCTAATCATAAAAAAAGATGTAAGACAAAAATTATTTAAAAAGTCAAAAGCTGCTGAAACTTTTTAGTTAAAGCAGGTGTATTAGATATTAGAGATTAGAAAATATAAAAAATTTAGGAGGAATTAATCATGGAAAATAATTCAATGAAAGAAAGTTTTGATTCACTATTTACTAATTTGGAAAAATTCATAAAGACAGAAACAGTTGTAGGAGAACCTATTATTGTAGGGGAAGTAACTCTTGTACCTATTATAAGCGTTATGTTTGGAGGCGGAGCAGGTGGCGGAACTGGCGGTGATAATAAAGGAATGACTGGAGATGGTTCAGGTGGAGGAATGGGTGCTAGAATATCACCAAATGCGATCCTAGTAATCAAAAAGGATGAGGTAACTATGCTTCCTATAAAAGGCCAAAATAACTTGGATAATCTTATTAATATGGTGCCTGATATAGTATCAAAAATAAATTTTAAAAAAGATAAAGAATCTTGTTGCAAAGAAAAAACAAAAGACGAGGAATAAAACTTAAACATACAGACTTAAATTTCAAAATATTAAAGCATGCTAAAATGAAATG is a window encoding:
- a CDS encoding DMT family transporter; translation: MKNKIFFAHVLAIVTIIIWGTTFISTKILLTQFSPEEILAYRFFIAFLILIVIYPKKVKVLPIKEEILFFLLGATGISFYYWTENLALQYTYASNVGLILSAIPIFTALIAHFISKREKFTINMFLGFVIAIIGISIIIYNGKVLKLNPKGDLMAIISAILFSIYSILIKRVNDKYSQLFIVRKTFFYGIITMLPILIISKVNLLKIPSLNISIVLNFLFLSIFASVLCFLMWNKAINVIGSVKTTNYIYFVPLITMVSSNIVLNENISKLMLFGGVLIFAGVYINQSKWLNNIFKYSLNCKYIFNHKQRQSD
- a CDS encoding ABC transporter permease, which codes for MYSKMALNNVKKSFKDYTIYFLTLTFAVCIFYSFNSIDSQSVMADMNKGQTEYVKIMGQMISVISIGVSVILGGLIIYATKFLINRRKKEFGIYMVLGMPKRKMSKILFFETLYIGIISLVAGLIFGLLFAQVLSIFTAKLFAMQMTKYSFVISTSSILKTILYFGIMYLLVMIFNVFIISRYKLIDLLCANKKNEEVKIRNPYLATFILMVSLVVLGYAYYLVNKAGLDFYDNRFKLSIVFGIIGTALFFYGIASVVFFIFQKNKNLYLNGLNIFSIRQISSKFNTNFISMTIICLMLFVTIGTLSTGLAVKNSLEGTLKNQTPFDASLQVFDNEKSSNIISPVDALKQLNYNLEDNSDYTILRQYQYDMSTKDLLDKYATTDGEKQTLNIKIFEKISMIKLSEYNSMRKLKGETSIDLKNDEIVIASNYAPIEGILKGFIEKENSIKIGDKEFKIKEKKIETEALSTSPTSDNMFTLIVTDDLVAGLEPSEEVLNLNFSGNNKEEAKNELTTIFNNSTFDNSESKKVNYTIYGLTREMAYDASRGLSAMILFIAVYIGIVLLLSSAAVLALQQLSQCNESIERYKCLRQIGATKNMINKSIFKQVAIFFALPLALSIVHSYVGISVVNTYLIALGTGNQFTSILVTALIMLIVYGGYLYATYVAYKNIANNEYK
- a CDS encoding sensor histidine kinase yields the protein MNIKEYFLSKAPFIIINLIIYLLFLVLMSIAKMPAIIVFMIFLVWFTPLMIYIIMDFISKKRFYDDITGIIDKLDKKYLLPEVIKSPNYYEGKIIYEVLSECNRNMHEHVNFYKNLQKEYREYIETWVHEIKTPIASSKLIVENSESKEKNALGDELKKIEEYINQALYYSRSTDVSNDYIVKEFEVKEAIKEAIRNNRRDFINKKISVDIEDVSGNVITDLKWVKFIVNQIIINSIKYSRDNGGVLRAYTTEGEDNIILTIEDNGIGISKNDVNRVFDKGFTGENGRKYGKSTGIGLYLCKKLCEKLGLGIHLSSIEREGTKVNIIFPIGNYTSLK
- a CDS encoding response regulator transcription factor; its protein translation is MPKIMLIEDNENIKKELIEFLMRYGYEAYAPTDFENIVKIALKDEPDLILLDINLPYYDGYYICREIRKEKDIPIIIVTSRDSEMDEIMSMNLGADDFITKPYNTQILLARITAVLRRTSGNNSAFEIVEHKGLKLNITSGTVNFYDNKIDLTKNELKILLCLMKNKGCIVSREDLMDYLWNSDLYVDDNTLSVNVTRLRKKLNEIGFEDGIETKRGLGYILL
- a CDS encoding glycosyltransferase, whose translation is MKKIFKALSVLILLTTFLPFKSYAIDTDIPLNDSIVNLKMDERKLWIDHVLWTRDFLISDLASLPDKDSVLERLLKNQDDIGASIKPYYGEEAGNKLSKLLREHIIIAGKVVDAAKKNNKSDLDKYNKTWYKNSDDIADFLSTANPNWSNSELKDMLHKHLELVTAQAVARLNKNWKADIETYDKGEEHIIKFADVLSNGIIKQFPEKLS
- a CDS encoding DUF2953 domain-containing protein, yielding MTVLLIVFKILLILLCILLSVLILVLFIPFDYFLNGKINDGAEGKAEIRWLFGLIRIIIYKSEDKPEMKIIICGLNIYNKKFIKENNVKKNKNKKNESNSKRDIGMNLMIELFRYFKDILNIVKPKYFKISGVYGFEDPSLTGMLLGVISIIKGAVPSAQIYVNPDFEKENINIEAEIYGDIKVCVIGYRTLKLIIKKDVRQKLFKKSKAAETF
- a CDS encoding GerW family sporulation protein; protein product: MENNSMKESFDSLFTNLEKFIKTETVVGEPIIVGEVTLVPIISVMFGGGAGGGTGGDNKGMTGDGSGGGMGARISPNAILVIKKDEVTMLPIKGQNNLDNLINMVPDIVSKINFKKDKESCCKEKTKDEE
- a CDS encoding zinc-ribbon domain-containing protein, producing the protein MEDKTLVCKDCGNEFVFTTGEQEFYKEKGFENEPVRCPDCRRARKQQNNRR
- a CDS encoding anti-sigma factor family protein — its product is MSCKFDQQLLYSLADNTIEPLEKIFAQEHLKSCAECKKELELIKKLDKELNEFEFEMPIPDRLSSLSQLLVENCINQMENEDVKLKNHNYNEDMKLIKKTIMDAYKVPYNNPYNKFIEKNLTKAVDLISKPAKKYYNKKISKIKILKLFKVV
- a CDS encoding ABC transporter ATP-binding protein; translation: MENILNVQNVEKYYGNKENVTKALDNISFKVEKGEFVGIMGPSGSGKTTLLNCISTIDKVTTGAIIIDEDDITRLKSKKLEKFRRDKLGFIFQDFNLLDTLTAYENIALALTIGGKKGSEVDELVLSSAKSLDILDVLNKYPYQMSGGQKQRVAAARAIVNNPKLILADEPTGALDSKSAKLLLNSIEKLNKELEATILMVTHDAFTASYSRRILFIKDGKIFNELIRGEDSRKEFFNKIIDIVTLLGGDSKDVF
- a CDS encoding RNA polymerase sigma factor, with protein sequence MNLEVDNILIVKCKKYDKHSFKLLFQMYEKYLYYLCYSYTQNQQDALDLVQEIYIKVFNNIKKFDDSLPFHPWIRKISVNTCLNFKRTIKNNVVSLNQSINNDITLEDVLVSEDDVEDEIIKLEIKDIIKSNLKEIPEKYRIVIVLRYYENLNYNEIAKLLDKPLGTVKTEIYRAKALLKDKLKTIMEVET